The nucleotide sequence GGGCCTGGAGATGAGCCGTTAACTCAACTAAGGATTGTTCTGCAAATTGGCGAGTAAAAAATCCGTGGGAAAATTTACTCAACAAGTCACAGGTGAGATAGTCTCCAACCTCTGTGGATTGCCAGACCCAGCCCTGTTCTCTGTCCATGATCAACCTACATCATGCCCATCCCGCCCATTCCTCCCATGCCACCCATCCCGCCCATACCACCAGGCCCACCGGCCGGCATTGCAGATTTGGGTTCAGGCTTTTCGACAACCAAGGCTTCAGTGGTTAAGACCAGTCCAGCGACAGAACCGGCATTTTGCAGGCCCGAACGCACGACTTTGGCTGGGTCAATAATCCCGGAGGCAATCAGGTCTTCATAGGCGCCAGTGGCCGCATTAAACCCGATGTTGAAGTCAGCCGCCCGGACATTTTCGACAACCACAGCCCCTTCTTGACCGGCATTATTGGCAATTTGGGCCAGGGGAGCTTCCAAGGCCTTGATGACAATTTTGGCTCCGGTCTGTTCTTCCCCGGACAGCGTGGGCAAGAGAGCCGTGATTTTCTCAGTTAAATGCAACAGAGTTGTCCCACCCCCCGGCACAATCCCCTCGGCAACGGCGGCTTTGGTGGCATTCAGGGCATCTTCAATCCGAAGTTTGCGATCCTTGAGTTCGGTTTCCGTGGCCGCCCCAACTTTGATCACCGCCACACCGCCGGCCAATTTGGCAATCCGTTCCTGGAGTTTTTCCTTGTCGTATTCAGAATCGCTCGCTTCCAGTTGTTTGCGGATTTGGGCGACCCGTTCCTTCACGGCAGCTTCTGTCCCGCCACTGCTGAGGATCGTCGTCGTGTCTTTCGTCACCGTCACCTTACTGGCCTGGCCGAGCATTCCGACCTCTACTTGATCTAAGGTGAGACCAATTTCTTCCGAGATGACCTGTCCGCCCGTGAGAACGGCAATATCCTGCAACATGGCTTTGCGGCGATCCCCAAAGGCTGGAGCCTTGATAGCAATGGTGTTGAGGACTCCCCGGAGTTTGTTGACCACCAAGGTAGCTAGGGCCTCGCCTTCAATGTCTTCCGCCAAAATCACTAACGGACGGCCAGAACGGGCTACCCCTTCCAGGGCAGGAATTAAGTCTTGGATGCTGCTGATTTTTTTGTCCACAATCAGCAAGAAGGCATCGTTAAATTCAGCGATCATCCGCTCGGCATCGGTGACAAAGTAGGGGGAAATGTAGCCGCGGTCAAACTGCATCCCTTCCACGACTTCAAGTTCGGTGCTGAGGGATTTGGATTCCTCTACGGTGATCACCCCATCTTTGCCGACTTTATTCATGGCTTTGGCAATCATGGCTCCCACTTCCGGGTCATTACCGGCGGAAACACTGGCCACCTGGGCAATCATATCGCCAGTCACTGGTTTAGCAACGGCTTCAATCCCCGTCACCACCGCGGCAATGGCTTTATCAATTCCTCGGCGTAAGGCCACAGGGTTGGCTCCGGCAGCCACATTTTTCAGGCCTTCTTGGATCAGGGCCTGGGCTAAAACCGTCGCGGTTGTTGTGCCATCACCAACCACATCATTGGTTTTGGAGGCGACTTCCCGCATTAACTGCGCGCCCGTGTTTTCGAGGGGATCTTCAAGTTCAATTTCTTTGGCAATGGTGACACCGTCATTAATGATTTGGGGCGCGCCATAGCTTTTTTCAATCACAACATTTCTGCCTTTGGGGCCGAGGGTAATCCGCACGGCATCGGCCAGGGCATTAATCCCTTTTTCGAGTGAGCGGCGGGATTCTTCGTGGAAAATGACGATTTTACTCATGGAGTCGTAATTCCTCTGGTGGGCCCGTGAATCTGTGAGCGCAAAAACTTGTTAGACGAGCCATTTAACAGGACTGATTTTAGCACTCTCACTTGGTCAGTGCTGATGTGAGGGCCTGGAGGGATCACCGAACTCGAGGCTAAATTCTCGATACCCGGCCCGGCTGGTTATGGACAGGAGCAAAAACTTTCCGCGCAAGATCCGGTGACTAGGTTGGCTTTTCCAGGCCTGGCGGTGAGGGCGAGCAACTTTTTTAGAGCAGCATCGGATAATTTGCTTTAGGTGGCCAGGGCCTGGTTTTGCAAGTCCAGCAATTCCTTGATGCCAATTTCAGCTAAATCCAACATCTGATTGAGTTGATGACGGCTAAAGCTACCGGATTCGGCCGTGCCTTGGACTTCTAATAATTCGAGATGTTCAGTCATGACCACGTTAAAATCCACCATTGCGGCTAAGTCTTCGGGATAATTGAGATCCAAACAGGGTTGATTTTCCACCAGGCCCACGGATACGGCCGCCACTTGATGCTTGATCGGCAACTGGGACAGTTCTCCTTGATTGATCAGCAGCAACAAGGCATCCACTAAGGCCACATACCCGCCCGTAATTGCCGTGGTTCTGGTTCCCGCATCGGCCTGTAAAACATCGGCATCCACTAAGATGGTTCGCTCCCCCAGGCCCCCCAAATCTAAGGCAGCCCGTAAACTTCGCCCAATCAAGCGTTGAATTTCTTGAGTCCGGCCCGACAACTTATACAATTCTCGTTCTTGGCGTTGTGGCGTTGCGCTGGGTAGCATCCGATATTCTGCCGTTAACCAACCCTGGCCAGATCCTTCTAAAAATTTAGGCACCCCCGGTCGGACGGAAACTGTACATAAAACCCTGGTTTGCCCACAACTGGCCAAAACGGAACCAGGGGTGAATTGAGTAAAATTACGCTGAAAACTGACCGGCCGGAGTTGCTGCCAGTCGCGGCCATCGGGTCGTTGCCAAGTCATAGGGTTTGAATCACGCCTTATCTAAATCGGCCGGGTTGCCTTTACCCAGAATAATTCATTCTGCCCCCCTTGACGGTTCTGTATATCTAGTGTTGACTAAGGACAAACTCAAAGGTTCTACACTATATTTGTGGCCGGTTAGCCCCTAGGGTCATCTGGTGAGGGTCTGGTTTTTTGACCTCAGGCCTGGTTGAGAGTGATTTATTGCCCCCCTTGTCTGCGCTGGTCTCCTATGGTTTCCCAACTCGTTGAATTACGTCCCTATGCTGATGCCGCTCCTCAGGCCAAGAGTCAGCCCCCTTACTGTGTTGAGGGTCTTATCCAGGTCTTTACGGCCAAACATCGGAGTTTCTTTACGGCAGTGATGGCCCAAGCTCTCACCATTGCCGGCCAAGGAACCCCAGTTTTAGTCGTGCAGTTTCTCAAAGGTGGGATTAATTTGGGAGTTGCGCGGCCGATGACCTTGGGACAGCACCTAGACTGGGTTCGCTGCAATGTTCAGCGGTGTTTGACTCAAAATGATCTGAATGAACGTGAGACAACAGCCCTGGCCCAGTTAT is from Synechococcus sp. PCC 6312 and encodes:
- a CDS encoding P-loop NTPase family protein, giving the protein MVSQLVELRPYADAAPQAKSQPPYCVEGLIQVFTAKHRSFFTAVMAQALTIAGQGTPVLVVQFLKGGINLGVARPMTLGQHLDWVRCNVQRCLTQNDLNERETTALAQLWAFTKESICKSQYSLVVLDELSLAIHLGLIPEAEVIDLLANRPRQIDIILTGPAMSPGLLELADQVTELRRTYRT
- the rph gene encoding ribonuclease PH, whose protein sequence is MTWQRPDGRDWQQLRPVSFQRNFTQFTPGSVLASCGQTRVLCTVSVRPGVPKFLEGSGQGWLTAEYRMLPSATPQRQERELYKLSGRTQEIQRLIGRSLRAALDLGGLGERTILVDADVLQADAGTRTTAITGGYVALVDALLLLINQGELSQLPIKHQVAAVSVGLVENQPCLDLNYPEDLAAMVDFNVVMTEHLELLEVQGTAESGSFSRHQLNQMLDLAEIGIKELLDLQNQALAT
- the groL gene encoding chaperonin GroEL (60 kDa chaperone family; promotes refolding of misfolded polypeptides especially under stressful conditions; forms two stacked rings of heptamers to form a barrel-shaped 14mer; ends can be capped by GroES; misfolded proteins enter the barrel where they are refolded when GroES binds); protein product: MSKIVIFHEESRRSLEKGINALADAVRITLGPKGRNVVIEKSYGAPQIINDGVTIAKEIELEDPLENTGAQLMREVASKTNDVVGDGTTTATVLAQALIQEGLKNVAAGANPVALRRGIDKAIAAVVTGIEAVAKPVTGDMIAQVASVSAGNDPEVGAMIAKAMNKVGKDGVITVEESKSLSTELEVVEGMQFDRGYISPYFVTDAERMIAEFNDAFLLIVDKKISSIQDLIPALEGVARSGRPLVILAEDIEGEALATLVVNKLRGVLNTIAIKAPAFGDRRKAMLQDIAVLTGGQVISEEIGLTLDQVEVGMLGQASKVTVTKDTTTILSSGGTEAAVKERVAQIRKQLEASDSEYDKEKLQERIAKLAGGVAVIKVGAATETELKDRKLRIEDALNATKAAVAEGIVPGGGTTLLHLTEKITALLPTLSGEEQTGAKIVIKALEAPLAQIANNAGQEGAVVVENVRAADFNIGFNAATGAYEDLIASGIIDPAKVVRSGLQNAGSVAGLVLTTEALVVEKPEPKSAMPAGGPGGMGGMGGMGGMGGMGMM